Proteins encoded within one genomic window of Triticum aestivum cultivar Chinese Spring chromosome 2D, IWGSC CS RefSeq v2.1, whole genome shotgun sequence:
- the LOC123052029 gene encoding serine/arginine-rich splicing factor SC35 isoform X2 yields the protein MSRFGRSGPPPIRDTYSLLVLNITFRTTADDLFPLFDKYGEVVDIYIPRDRRTGDSRGFAFVRYKYEDEAQKAVDRLDGRLVDGREMMVQFAKYGPNAERIQKGRIMETVPKPRGRSRSRSPRRGYRDDHRGRDSRRRSRSRSGDRYGRDRYRERDHHRRSRSRSTSPDDYKRRGRDSLSPARRSTSRSPRKTPPPREGSPAKRNDDRSPAKRNDDRSPVRRNDDRSPVRRNDDRSPVRRNDDRSPDSRSPST from the exons ATGTCTCGCTTCGGGCGCTCCGGCCCGCCGCCGATCCGCGACACCTACTCCCTCCTCGTCCTCAACATCACCTTCC GTACGACGGCCGATGACCTTTTCCCGctcttcgacaagtacggcgaggTCGTCGACATCTACATCCCCAGGGACCGCAG GACTGGCGACTCGCGAGGGTTTGCCTTTGTGAGGTACAAGTATGAGGACGAGGCCCAGAAGGCAGTTGATCGCCTGGACG GGAGGTTGGTGGACGGGAGGGAGATGATGGTGCAGTTTGCCAAGTACGGCCCAAATGCTGAGCGGAT TCAGAAAGGGCGAATCATGGAAACGGTCCCGAAGCCAAGGGGTCGTTCCAGAAGCCGCAGTCCAAGACGGGG GTACCGTGATGATCATCGGGGCAGAGATTCTAGAAGGCGAAGTCGGAGTCGGAGTGGAGATAGATATGGACGTGACAGGTACAGAGAGAGGGATCATCATCGTCGTAGCAGGAGTCGTAGCACTAGCCCTGATGATTACAAGAGGCGTGGCAGAGACAG TTTGTCGCCTGCACGCAGAAGCACTAGTCGCTCCCCTCGCAAGACACCACCTCCTCGCGAGGGGTCTCCTGCTAAGCGCAATGATGATCGATCTCCTGCTAAGCGCAATGATGACCGTTCTCCTGTTAGGCGCAATGATGACCGTTCTCCTGTTAGGCGCAATGATGACCGTTCTCCTGTTAGGCGCAATGATGACCGGTCTCCAGACTCTCGTAGCCCTTCAACATGA
- the LOC123052029 gene encoding serine/arginine-rich splicing factor SC35 isoform X1 — MSRFGRSGPPPIRDTYSLLVLNITFRTTADDLFPLFDKYGEVVDIYIPRDRRTGDSRGFAFVRYKYEDEAQKAVDRLDGRLVDGREMMVQFAKYGPNAERIQKGRIMETVPKPRGRSRSRSPRRGYRDDHRGRDSRRRSRSRSGDRYGRDRYRERDHHRRSRSRSTSPDDYKRRGRDRSPSRSRSRSYSPDDDRKGGRDSLSPARRSTSRSPRKTPPPREGSPAKRNDDRSPAKRNDDRSPVRRNDDRSPVRRNDDRSPVRRNDDRSPDSRSPST, encoded by the exons ATGTCTCGCTTCGGGCGCTCCGGCCCGCCGCCGATCCGCGACACCTACTCCCTCCTCGTCCTCAACATCACCTTCC GTACGACGGCCGATGACCTTTTCCCGctcttcgacaagtacggcgaggTCGTCGACATCTACATCCCCAGGGACCGCAG GACTGGCGACTCGCGAGGGTTTGCCTTTGTGAGGTACAAGTATGAGGACGAGGCCCAGAAGGCAGTTGATCGCCTGGACG GGAGGTTGGTGGACGGGAGGGAGATGATGGTGCAGTTTGCCAAGTACGGCCCAAATGCTGAGCGGAT TCAGAAAGGGCGAATCATGGAAACGGTCCCGAAGCCAAGGGGTCGTTCCAGAAGCCGCAGTCCAAGACGGGG GTACCGTGATGATCATCGGGGCAGAGATTCTAGAAGGCGAAGTCGGAGTCGGAGTGGAGATAGATATGGACGTGACAGGTACAGAGAGAGGGATCATCATCGTCGTAGCAGGAGTCGTAGCACTAGCCCTGATGATTACAAGAGGCGTGGCAGAGACAG AAGTCCTAGTCGTAGCAGGAGCCGCAGCTACAGCCCTGATGATGACAGGAAGGGTGGCAGAGACAG TTTGTCGCCTGCACGCAGAAGCACTAGTCGCTCCCCTCGCAAGACACCACCTCCTCGCGAGGGGTCTCCTGCTAAGCGCAATGATGATCGATCTCCTGCTAAGCGCAATGATGACCGTTCTCCTGTTAGGCGCAATGATGACCGTTCTCCTGTTAGGCGCAATGATGACCGTTCTCCTGTTAGGCGCAATGATGACCGGTCTCCAGACTCTCGTAGCCCTTCAACATGA